Proteins encoded together in one Triticum dicoccoides isolate Atlit2015 ecotype Zavitan chromosome 7B, WEW_v2.0, whole genome shotgun sequence window:
- the LOC119342142 gene encoding uncharacterized protein LOC119342142 has translation MASLPQPSPYGSSYYPSAGSVRHTGSPAPDEGGGSFGPVLVVLAVVSFLSAAACIAGRLCGRRSSSSWGKSSAEQQSTADTEKGLGTAKHPAVMRPLPSSRATVHDMDDDDVFEIKFAQVRPPAEWEKHGAGGGGGGRVPALPQPLLCAPRQYAAAGFRCAPANGAGVARQAHPPQVRGAGDSCTAPARPTK, from the coding sequence ATGGCTTCTCTGCCCCAGCCATCGCCGTACGGCAGCAGCTACTATCCTTCCGCCGGCTCCGTCCGGCACACCGGCAGTCCGGCGCCTGACGAGGGCGGAGGCTCCTTCGGGCCGGTGCTCGTGGTGCTCGCTGTCGTCTCCTTCCTCTCAGCCGCCGCGTGCATCGCCGGCCGGCTGTGCGGCCGGAGGTCGTCGTCGTCCTGGGGAAAGTCGTCTGCAGAGCAGCAGAGCACTGCAGACACGGAGAAGGGATTGGGTACTGCAAAGCACCCGGCGGTTATGAGGCCCCTGCCGAGCTCCCGCGCCACGGTGCACGACATGGACGACGACGACGTTTTCGAGATCAAGTTCGCGCAGGTGAGGCCGCCGGCGGAGTGGGAGAAACACGGcgccggtggcggtggcggtggcagagTGCCAGCGCTGCCTCAGCCGCTGCTCTGCGCGCCCCGGCAGTACGCGGCAGCAGGCTTCAGGTGCGCTCCGGCAAACGGCGCCGGTGTAGCAAGACAGGCGCATCCACCGCAGGTCAGGGGTGCTGGAGATTCGTGCACTGCTCCTGCGAGGCCAACAAAGTAG
- the LOC119338283 gene encoding protein BOLA4, chloroplastic/mitochondrial, with amino-acid sequence MLLMRSAAAPCSFTSMLLRRLTSSSSASYAIRRQATLALSSLSSPSSSARFITWSPPPLSGSTRTGGFSAWASAPGPAGPTGSTITQSMETKIKEQLEADTVTVVDASGDGRHVCIDVVSKAFEGKSAVNRQRMVYKVIWEELQSAVHAVDQMTTKTPGEAAGN; translated from the exons ATGCTGCTGAtgaggtccgccgccgccccctgctCCTTCACCTCCATGCTCCTCCGCCgcctcacctcctcctcctcggcttCATACGCCATCCGCCGTCAGGCCACCCTGGCCCTCTCTTCCctatcctccccctcctcctctgctaGATTCATCACCTGGTCCCCTCCCCCTCTTTCCGGCAGCACCCGGACCGGGGGATTCTCGGCCTGGGCGTCGGCGCCGGGACCGGCGGGACCCACCGGCTCCACCATCACGCAGTCTATGGAGACCAAG ATCAAGGAGCAGCTGGAGGCGGACACTGTCACCGTCGTCGACGCCTCAGGGGATGGCCGCCACGTCTG CATAGACGTGGTTTCGAAGGCGTTCGAGGGGAAATCCGCTGTGAACAGGCAGAGAATGGTTTACAAGGTTATATGGGAGGAGCTTCAGAGTGCCGTGCATGCTGTGGACCAAATGACCACCAAGACTCCAGGTGAGGCGGCTGGCAACTAG